Part of the Tolypothrix sp. PCC 7910 genome, TTATGCTTTTGGTCAAAAGCATCCCAATACAGGAGCTTATGGTAGCCAAATTCATCCAGATTGGGAAGTAGAACCCCCAACAAATTTCCAACGACTTGCTCCATTTTTAGCTATCACAGAGAGAGGCGATTTACCCTTACTTTACGCACCTCAAAAAAAATTACTGCCACCATCTGCAGGATTAGTTATTCGTCGGCAAGCCTGGTTAGACAGTATGCCAAATGAGATGATTTTAACTGGCAGAGTCTCTAATAATACCCTGACAGGCGAAGACTTAGAAATGTTATCGTACATTCAAAAGTCTGGTTGGGAAATTTGGTATAACCCAGAAATGGAAATTTATCATAAAATTCCCAGATGGCGCTTACAAAAAGAGTATTTAATTCCATTTTTCCGCGGTATTGGACTTAGTCGTTATGTCACACGCATGGTAAATATCGAACCTTGTGCTAGACCTTTAGCTTTATTTATTTATACGCTCAATGATTTAAGGAAAATAACTTTCCATTTGCTTCGCTATGGTCTGAGTGTTAAATATAGTTTGGTTTTAGCTTGTGAAATGCAGCTATTTATGAGTAGTTTTATGAGCCCATTTTATCTTTGGTCTCATGGCTATTTAGCTCCTAAAACCAAGACTTAATTTAAATTACATGGTAAAGGATGACATCATGAATTTTACAGTAGCAATACCTACTTATAATGGTGAATTAACTTTGCCTTTAGTTTTAGAAAGATTGCAAAAACAAGTGAATCCAGAAAACCTCACTTGGGAAGTAATAGTTATTGATAATAATAGTAACGATAGTACTTCTCAAGTAGTTAAAGAGTTTGCCGCTAACTGGCCTGCTCATGTTCCATTAAAATACTTTTTTGAGCAAGAACAAGGAATGGCTTATGCCCGTTGGCGGGCAATTAAGGAAGCCCAAGGGGAATTTGTCGGCTTTTTAGATGATGACAACTTAGCTGCTTCCGACTGGGTTTATCAATCTTATCTATTTGGTAAGGAACATCAGAAAGTGGGTGCTTATGGTGGAGAAATTCAAGGCTATTTCCAAACACCACCTCCTGATAATTTTGGCCCTGCTAAAACATTCCTTGCTATTAGGAAATACGCTGATACAGCAACTCTATTTGAAGTAGATAAATTAAGATTACCTCCAGGTGCAGGCTTGGTTGTTCGTAAGCAAGCATGGCTAGAAAGCGTTCCCAGTCGCGTTACCCATACCCAGCGAGGATGTGAAGATTATGAAATTTCCATCAATATGCACTTGTCTGGTTGGGAAATTTGGTATAACCCGCAAATGCAAATTCAGCATCTTATTCCAGCTTGGCGGATGCAAAAAAGTTATTTGGTAAGTATTGCTCGCATTTATGGTTTATCTACTTGCCAAATACGTTTAATGACTGTGAAAGCTGATTGGCAGAAATCTTTGCTATTAGTGAAAATTTTTCTGGGAGGTTTAAAACGAATTATCTCTCATCTTTTGAAATATCGTAACCAAGTTCTGAGTAATTTAGGCTTGGCTTGTGAGATGTCATTTTTTATAGGGCAGCTTTTTAGCCCGTTTTATTACTTAAAACAGCGTATTCGCCTTATTAATCTTAATATCAATATTAATTAACTCGTCATTTTATAGTTTAAATTATTGAAATGAACATAAATATTAATTCACCGCCTCAAATTTCTATAATTATCCCAGCTTACAATAGCGAAAATACTATTGCACAGACAATTAATTCTGTTTTAAACCAAACTTTTAGTGATTGGGAATTGATTGTTATAAATGATGGTTCACAAGATAAAACTTTAGATATTATTTTAGAATTTAACCATCCTCGTATTAAAGTATTTTCGTATCCAAATTCTGGTTCACAAAAAAGTCGCAATCGGGGTTTAGAACATGCAGTTGCCGAATTTGTGAGCTTTTTGGATGCCGATGATTTATGGACACCAGATAAATTAGAGTCTCAATTTAAAGCTTTACAAGCTAATCCTCAAGCTGCTGTTGCCTATAGTTGGACAAATTGTATTGATGAAAAAAGCCAATTTCTACGGCGAGGAACATATATTAGCGCAATGGGTAATGTTTATGCAAATTTATTATTAATTAATTTTTTAGAAAATGGTTCTAATCCTTTAATTAGAAGAGATGCTTTAAATGTAGTTGGTGGTTTTGATGAATCTTTAAATGCCGCACAAGATTGGGATATTTATTTAAGGTTAGCTGCCCATTATACTTTTGTAGCAGTACCATCGCCTCAAATATTATATCGAATATCTGGCAACTCAATGTCTACTAATGTTCTTGGGTTAGAAAAAGGTTCATTGGCAGTAATAGAAAGAGCCTTTAAGCAAGCTCCTCAATCCATACAATATTCAAAAAAATATAGTTTAGGTAATCTATACAAGTATTTACTATTTAAATCTCTAGAAGGCATACCCGAAAAAAATCGTGTTATTACTGCGTTGAGATTTTTTTTGCAAGCTATTATCAATGATGTATATTTGCTAAAAGCTCCAACTTTAATTAAGGTATTTTTAAATTTAATTGTCACATCTATACTACCTAGCAGACAAGCATTAATTTTATTTCAAAAGTTTCCCAATTTATTTAATATAGTCACAATTCTGGGATATATGAAATTAGAAAATTAGAGTTGACATCATTGTGTATATTTATGCCATTAATATCTGTAGTTATTCCTGTTTATAATGGGGAAACAACAATTAAACAAACTATAGAATCTGTTTTAACTCAAACTTTCTCAGATTTTGAATTAATTATAATTAATGATGGTTCTCAAGATAATACTTTAACAATAATCCAAAGTCTTTCAGACAATCGCATCCAGATATTTTCCTATCCGAATGCAGGTTTACCTGTAAGTCGGAATCGGGGATTATCCCATGCAGTAGGTAAATATGTTTCATTTATTGATGCTGACGATCTCTGGACTAACGATAAATTGGAAAGTCAACTTAAGATATTAGAAAATAACCCTGCAGCAGATATTGCTTATAGTTGGACTGATTATATTGATGAGCAAGGTAATTTTCTTTGTCATGGTAATCATTTAACATTTAATGGCAATGTCTATGAGCAGCTATTAATAAGTAATTTTTTAGAAAATGGTTCTAATCCTTTAATTACTAGACAAGCTTTAATAGAAGTAGGAGGTTTTGATCCTTCACTAAAATCTGCTGAAGATTGGGATTTATGGTTGAGATTAGCAGTTCGTTATCTTTTTGTAGCAGTATCATCTCCACAAATTTTGTATAGAGTTTCTGGAAATTCTATGTCCGCTAATATTTTGAACATGGAAGATGCGTGCTTACAGGTAATTGAACGGGCATTTACTCAGGCTCCTGAATCAATCAAAAACCTAAAATTACATAGTGTAGTCAACTTATATAAATATCTCACCTGCAAATCTTTGCAAGCGCCTCTACATCGAGATAAATCTTTTCTAGGAGCTAAATTTTTGTGGAAGTTTTTTATCTACAATCCCAAGCGATTGCAATATCTTCATTTCACATTAACGCTATTAATTAAAATATTGATGATTATAATATTACCTAGCCAGTGGCTAACAGCTTTATTAAAGAATAAAAAAAACAGCGTTAATTTTTAAAACAAAAAATAAAACCATTAATAACACATAAACATAAATACTTTAGGTGCGTTGCTCGTGGATTGTAAACCAAATATTAAAAATGCAGTGAAAATTAACTCTAATAGCGGCTTTACGCTGATGGAGACGTTGGTAATTGTTGTAGTCATAGGTATTTTAAGTGCGATCGCAGCTCCTACTTGGGTGTCTTTCGTCAACAATCAACGTCTTAATACTTCCCAAAATCAAGTTTACCAAGCATTTCGCCAAGCACAAAGCCAAGCTAAAAAGGAAAAATTGACCTGGAATGCGAGTTTTCGGGAACACAACGGTATTGTGCAATGGGCGGTTCATCCTGCTACTGTGAGTGCAGCTAGTGCCAATTGGAATGAGTTAGATAGGAATGTGCTATTAGATTCAGAAACCACCTTAAGTTTGTCAAACGGAATCAGGCAAATTCAATTCGATCATACAGGTAGTGTCAAGCAGCCTCCTTTAGGAAGGATAACTCTATCTAGTAAATATGGTGGTAAAGCTAAACGTTGCGTAATTGTTTCTACAATATTGGGCGCAATCCGCACTAGTAAAGAGCAGCCAACACCGCAGAGTAACAAGTATTGCTATTAAGTAGAGCGGTGCAATTAAATATAGCTGGTAAGGGGTGTCATTTGTCCTTATTCATTGGTAAGGATTTCAAACTAAGAGAAAATTGACTTCTGACACTCATTACTGAATAAATTATAGATATGCCAGTTGGGTAAATCTGGTTTTAGTTGATTAGCATAAGGTATTCTGTTCTGAAATCACTAAATTGTCTCAAACAGCACCTAATTATTTTTACTCGTTACCCAGAACCAGGGAAGACAAAAACTCGGTTGATACCTGCTTTAGGTGAATTAGGCGCTGCTAATCTGCAAAAGCAGATGACTGAATACACAATATTGCAAGTTCAAGCATTGCAAAAGATAACGAACATTTCTTTTGAAGTGCGCTTTGCAGGTGGCAATTTACAATTAATGCAAAATTGGTTGGGGTCTGATTTAGTTTACCAACCTCAAGGTGAAGGAGATTTAGGCGATCGCATGATGCGATCGCTTGCGGATGCGGTTGTATCTGGTAAAAAACAAGTAATAATCATCGGTATAGATTGTCCTGGGGTAAATTCTCAGTTGCTAGCAATGGCGTTTGAGCAACTAAATAATTTTGACATGGTGCTAGGCCCCGCAATGGACGGTGGCTATTACTTAATTGGGTTACATCAAGCAACTCCGCAATTATTCGCTAATATCGACTGGGGAACTTCTCAAGTATTCCAGCAAACGGTAGACATTGCCCAGCAGCTTAATTTATCACACACTTACTTACCTATCTTGGCTGATGTTGACCGTCCCGAGGATCTGCCGATTTGGGAACAAACTATTGCTAGAGAAGTTGCCGATAAGACTCAGTGATGAGTGAAGAAATATGGAGAAATTTACAGAAAGTTAGCGCTTGATTGCCGATCTCTTGAAGGACGCTGACTTGGCAGGGCTGTTTCATTACCTAAAACAGGTAAAATTGCAAGTGTTGAGGGGATAAAAGTCATGAGCGCTTCTGTGATTGAACATTTGCGACAAGTTGTTGGCGAAGCCTCTCGAAGAGAAGATTGCTAATCTTTTTTGGTGGATATGAAAGACTGAACACTTGATTAAATTAGAAAATTCTGAAATACAAAATTATTCTTTATATTAAAGCAATGGTGGCAGCGGATAGAGTTTATATATTATTAGTTATAGGAATTGCGATCGCACCTATTTTGGCGATGCTTTTCGGTATTCCCACAAGTATCGGTATTACACTTTTATTTGATATTTTCGTCCTCGCATTAATGGTGGTGGATTGTTTACGAGTAAGACGCGATCGCGTCGAAGTTAGCCGCCAAATTCCATCACGCTTATCTATTGGTCGTGATAACCCGGTTGTACTAACGGTAAAATCGGCAAATACCAATGCTGTAATTAAAATTCGCGACTATTCTCCCACAGGCTTTGGTGTTTCTACACCAGAACTCAGCACTACTGTAGGGATGAATAGCACCCAGGAATTAACATACACAGTTCACCCCACACAACGGGGAGAATTTGCTTGGGGAAATCTTCAGGTAAGACAATTAGGATTGTGGGGATTAGCTTGGGATGATTGGCAAATTTCGCAAAATCTACGGGTGAAAGTTTATCCAGATTTAGTGGGATTGCGATCGCTTTCCATTCGGTTAGCATTGCAATCATCTGGATCAATCCGTCAACGCCGCATGGGTATTGGTACAGAGTTTGCGGAACTGCGAAACTATCGCACAGGCGACGATTTACGCTTGGTTGATTGGAAAGCCACGGCGCGACGTGTAGGGGCTTATGGTAATACACCGCCCTTAGTTAGGGTTTTAGAACCAGAACAAGAGCAAACTTTAATAATTTTGCTCGATCGCGGGCGGTTAATGACAGCTCAAGTCCAAGGTTTGCAGCGATTTGACTGGGGATTGAATGCAACCTTATCCTTAGCTTTAGCCGGATTACATCGAGGCGATCGCGTCGGTGTGGGTGTATTTGACAGACAAATGCATACGTGGATTCCACCGGAACGCGGTCAAAATTATCTCCCCCAGTTAATTGATCGCTTAACACCAATTCAACCCGTATTGCTGGAATCTGATTATTTAGGGGCTGTAACCAATGTAGTACAACGGCAGACTCGGCGCGCACTAGTGGTATTAATTACCGATATAGTTGATGCGATCGCTTCCACCGAACTTCTCGCCGCTTTATCTCGCCTAGCGCCTCGTTACCTACCATTTTGCGTTACACTCCGCGATCCGCAAGTTGATCATCTAGCCCATACCTTCACTGAAGATGTGACAAATACTTATGTTCGCGCAGTCGCTTTAGATTTATTAGCACAGCGACAAGTTGCATTTGCCCAATTAAAGCAAAAAGGTGTGTTGGTACTCGACGCACCAGCTAATCAAATTACAGATCAGTTGGTTGAACGATATTTACAACTAAAAGCCCGGAATCAACTTTAAATTAATTTTTTCATAGTAGATTGATGTGTCGCCAACATTAATTGATTTAGTATTAGAAATTCCCAACTAATAACTACAAATTATTTATGAACGCTTGCGACTACAATACATAATCAAAAGCACAAACAATCCCATCCCAACAAGATATTTTAAAGGGTCGGGAATGCTGGGATTGGGAGAGAAAAATCCCTCAATAGTCCCAGCAATGACTAACATCGGCACAATCCCAAATACTAACTGTGCTGCTTGGGAACCGTAAAACTTCAGTGCATCCCGACGACGATATTTACCAGGAAATAAAATTGCTCTTGCTATGAGTAATCCTGCACCACCAGCAAAAAAAATAGCAGGTAATTCTAAAGAACCATGCGGAAATACAAATGCCCAAAAAGGATAGGCAAGATGATTTTGACCTACCAAAGTGCCAATCGCACCAATTAATAAACCATTAAATATCATTAAATATGTTGTATATGCCCCGGCTGTAATTCCACCAGCAACAGCCCCAAAGGAAACCGATAAATTATTAATCATAATACTGCTGGATGCTAGGGGTTCAATCCCCACAATTGACCCCATCCACAATTTGCGATCGTCTCGCACGCGAGAAATTAAACTTTCGGGTACAATTAGCGGCATAAAGCTGGGGTCTTGCCAAGCGTACCACCAAGCAACTAAAGCCCCTAATAAAAATAAAGCCGTAGCTATAGCGATATATAGAAATGTTTGCTGCACTACAGCAGGTAATCCCCATTTATAAAACTCCACTACAGCTTGCCATTCCTGCCGTCGCGAACCTTGATAAATCTGTGTATAGGCGCGAGTTGTTAAAGATTGTAAACTTTGAATCAACGTATTGCCGACTTTTTGAGTACGGGCGCGTGCTAAATCTGCCGCTACGGAACGATATAAACTGGCTAATTCCCTAATTTCCACCGCCCGCAGTGATTTTAACCCTTTTTTTTCTACCTGCCGTAAAAGCGTATCCAAACGCTGCCAATTTAATTCCCGTCGCGCAATCCAACGTTGAATATTCATAAATTTTGGGAGGATTTGGGTGAGTGTAATTTAAGATAGCCTCAATTCATCTCCGTACTTGCAAGGAAAATATAACATCATGACTGGTGAATTTGGTTCCCCCAGCCCCATGCAACCCCTGAGTGTGGGAAATGTCGTGAGTGCAGGAATAAGATTGTATCGTTCTCACCTCAAAGATTACTTTTTACTTGCCCTCAAAGCTTACGTTTGGATACTTGTTCCAGTATATGGCTGGGCGAAATTTTATGCCTTGACAGGGCTGATTTCTCGTTTAGCTTTTGGCGATTTGGTCAATCAACCCGAAAGCATTAGCGAGGGTGAACGTTTTGTAAATTCGCGATTATGGCAATTTTTATTGACAATGCTGTTAATGGCGATTGTCGGTATGGGAATTGTCTTCGGTATTAGCTTTGCATTTGTGATAATTGGCGTTTTATCGGCTGTCGTGGTGGGAGGGTTAGGTCAACAAACCAGTCTTGTGGCGACATTGCTTGTAGTTTTAATCGGCTTGATTGTCGGTATTGCAGCTTTGATTGCAGTGTTTTGGCTGTTAACAAGGTTCTATTTAGTAGATGTTCCCTTATCAATTGAGGATAATGTTGATGCGACCTCAACCATTAGCCGGAGTTGGGAGTTAACTCAAGGTTACGTTTGGCGGATTCTGTTGATTAGCTTTGTGGCTGTTTTGATCACATTTCCAATTCAACTAGTAGTGCAAATCCTCGCAACTATTATTCAGTTAATTTTCACGCCCCTACTCCAACAGGGAAACAATGCTGCAAGTGTGCTGGTATTCTTGCTAGTTCTGGCTTTAAGTTTTGCAAGTGGCGCAGCCGTTCTTCCATTTTGGCAAAGCATTAAAGCTGTGATTTATTATGACCTGCGGAGTCGTCGTGAAGGCTTAGGCTTAAAGTTACGCGATCGCGAAATTTAAAAAGTCAAGAGTCGGAGAGACGCGATTAATCGCGTCTGTACAAGAGTTATTGCTGATTTTTACTCCTGCGCCCCTGTTTTGCTACTCCTTGTCCTAATTTTATTAGGGCTGCTTTTTTTATAGCGAATTTTAAATTATTTATGCACCTTTTTAACCGTGTTAAATTCCGTACTCCAGAAAGTGTAGAACTAGAATTTACCCTTGCAGGAATTGGTAATCGTGCCTGGGCATTGCTCATTGACTATCACATTTTAGCTTTTATCTTGCTGGGGTTCTACATTCTTTTTTGGGTAATTATCGTCCAATTTTCAGATTTTTGGATAAATCTTGTTGGTTCTAGTTTCGGTTTATGGATGATTGCGATCGCATTTATCATCACCTTTACTATTTATGCAGGTTATTTTGTTTTTCTAGAAATTTTATGGCAAGGACAAACCCCTGGTAAACGCATCGCTAAAATTCGTGTTGTTCGAGATGATGGTAGACCAATTGGGTTACAACAAGCAGCTTTACGTGCCTTACTACGTCCCTTTGATGAGTTCTTATTTATCGGCGCTTTTTTTATTATGTTGACTCGTCAAGAAAAGCGCTTAGGCGATTTAGCTGCCGGCACAATTGTTATTCAAGACCAAATACCAGTCGGAACTGCAACTTTAACTATTTCAGAACAAGCAAAATCACTTCATGCACAACTAATAGAAATTGCTGATTTATCTCCCTTATTACCAGATGATTTTGCTGTCATTCGAGAATATTTACAACGACGTAGTGGAATGTCAGCTAAAGCCAAATCTTTACTAGCACTAAAACTATCACAACAGGTACAAGCAATTATTAACTTAGAGCAAATACCTACTGGTGTTTCCTCTGATGAATTTTTAGAAGCTATTTATCTGGCTTATAAACAGAGAGAATTTTAAAGAAAGGCTGAAGGATGAAGTATAAAGTCTGAACTGATAATTGGTATAAGCAGAATGGAACAGTAGACTTAAAAATCAGTTTTCATAAATTTATATTCCATCTACATTTGAGCACAGTAATATCATGCTTCATCCTTCAGCCTGATATTAACTAATAGCTAAAGTCGGCCAATCAGGTTGACGATAATAGCGTGTCATGTCATCAAATTTTCGCAATTCAACGCGATCTATTAAAAATTCAGGTGAATTTAAAAGCCATTGTTGATTCAACTCAGACAGCATAGTACTAAATTTTGTCCGGTCTAGTTCCGGCGAAATCTCACCAAAATAGCCTAATGTAATATGGGCAGTGAAGTGATAATGTTGTTCAATGCCCAAAGCCATTAACTGAGAATTTTGATAAATAGTGCGGCGAAGTTTAATCACCTGTTCGTAGCAACGCTCATCTTGCGGTACTAAACAAACTCCTATTGCTCTTGGCATGACTATCAATCCCAGCACTTGCCAATGAATACGTTGACTATCGGCTGAGAGAGATTTTTGATATTCCTGAAATATTTCCCCAACACAAGAACATAACTGCTGTTCAAATTGGGGGTTTTTCTCACAAGCATCACGGTAAGCACTATCCCAAATTAAATCTGCTAGGGTCAAATGGAAGCTAGAATCTGGTACAGGCACAATCAAATTACTATTGGTAGGCAATTCCAACAGTTTTTGTTGATAACCTTTTAACTGCGTATAGAAAGCAGAATTTTCTGTTGCTTCTTCCGCAGGTGGGGTAATTAGCGTGTAGCCGGGAAATGGTGCTGCTTGCCTAGAACCGGAATCTGGCTGAAATTTAGAAGATTCCTGAATATGCTGGACTTGAGATCTGTAAGCTTCTGGTAGCGTCATTCGTGCTACCCGATTCAAGTAAGTTTGATAGTTATCGTCCAATCTCGTTGGCCTCGCGCGCTCTTACTTGATAGATTTTAGCTGAATAGACTCTAAATCAAGCACTCTAGTTACAAGGGTGTTTTGATAATGCGATCGCATTTGCTAATCCACCAGGAAGGTACTGCCCCTCCTGTATCTGTGTTATCAGCACAGCGCCTCACTTTTCGGCTTCTGGTGGCAGGCGGAAGATGGAGGAATCGAACCCCTACATTTAACTGTACTCCAAGTTTCAAGCTTGGTTACCTTCCCTTAGGTAGCATCTTCCATTCAGGGGTGTCTGAGGAGGCTTGAACTCCCTAATGACTGGTTCCACAAACCAGCGCCGCGACCGCTTTGGCTTCAGACACCACTAGTGGAATCAAGGGGATTTGAACCCCTAACCTTCCGCTTGCAAGGCGGATGCTCTAGCCAGTTGAGCTATGACCCCATAAGTAGGAGTGGTAGGGATCGAACCTACATAGGTCGATTTAGAAGATCGATGCCCATCCATTAAGCGACACTCCCATAAATTGGTAGCCCTAGCAGGGATTGAACCTGCGACTTCCTCTTTGTAAGAGAGGCACTCTCCGACTGAGTTATAGGGCTACGAGAGCGGAAGACGAGATTTGAACTCGTATCTGAAGCTTGGCATACTTCGGTGTTGCCCTTACACCACATCCGCATTATTGGAGCGATCGACGAGAATTGAACTCGTACCGTGAGTTTGGAAGACTCTGATGCTACCTTTACACCACGATCGCATTAAGCTGGTAACAGGAATTGAACCTGCAACCTACTGATTACAAGTCAGTTGCTCTGCCAGATTGAGCTACACCAGCATTTGTGGATCTGAAAGTAGAAATTGTAGTCACCCAAAAGAGCGACTACCCGCTCTATCTCAGCCATACCCCTGACTGGATTTGAACCAGCATCTTCCAAATTTTAAGTTTGGCACCTCTTCCAATTGGGTTACAGGGGCATAATTTGGTGGGTCGCCCAGGGGTTGAACCTGGATAAGTCTGCTTAAAAGGCAGCTGCATATCCGCTCTGCCAACGACCCAATTTGGTACTCCCGACAGGATTTGAACCTGCAACAATTCCGTCCCTCAAACGGAAGCGTTTACCAATTTCGCCACGGGAGTATCAGTACCCCTGACAGGAGTTGAACCTGCAAAAAACCCGGTCTAAGCGGGCTACGTCTGCCAATTGCGTCACAGGGGCAAATGGTCGGAATGGCAGGATTTGAACCTGCAACCTTCAGCTCCCAAAGCTGCCGCGCTACCAAGTTGCGCCACATCCCGTTGGTACTCCTGACGGGAGTCGAACCCGTACAAAATAGACTGTTTTTGAGACAGCCGCCTCTTCCAATTGGGCTACAGGAGCATAATTTGGCTGCCCTGCCAGGGTTTGAACCTGGAATCTCCTCGTTCAAAGCGAGGGATGTTGCCAGTTACACCACAGGGCAATGATTGGTTGCCGAGGTTGGGGTCGAACCAACATCTCCGTGATTCAGAGTCACAGCGACTTTCCATATCGTCCACTCGGCAATGAATGGCTGCCCCAGTAGGACTCGAACCTACAACAAAGCGGTTAACAGCCGCTTGCTCTGCCATTGAGCTATGGGGCATTGTGCCAGTCCCCTAGGTCAGAATCGAACTGACGACCTCTGGTTTTTCAGACCAGCGCTCTCTACCAAAACTGAGCTACTAGGGGATAAAGCGAGAACGGAAGGACTTGTTCACCGAAGGTGTTCCCAAAGGGTACCTTCACTTTTCAGTTTCGTAGACTGATGTGTTATCCAGTTACACCACGTTCTCAAAGGCGGAGAGGACAGGATTTGTAGACGCGGAGCGGCTTCTCGAAGAGTACCTGCGACGGGCTTTAAAACCCGTTTCCTCTTAGCAGGAGGACGCTTTGAGCCACTCAGCCACCTCTCCAACAGACGCGGGAGAAGGAATCGAACCTTCCTAGACAAGCTTATGAGACTTGTGAGTGACCACTACTCTATCCCGCTATGGGTCGGGCTGGAATTGTAGCTTGCTTCCCGAAGGGTACCAGCAAAGCAAACGCGGCGGTTTTACAGACCGTTGCCCACACCAGTAGGCGAGCCGACCCTCAACTTTGAGTAATTACTTGAGATTTCTGGGTGAAATAAAGGAATGGAGAGACCAGTTTTCCTGCTCTCTGCCATCCCAACTCAAGTCAGCAGTGCCGACGGGAATTGAACCCGCAATCTCCTGCTTGAAAGACAGGTGGCTTTACCAATTTGCCTACGGCACCAGGAGTGAAATTTCTACCACGTGTAAGTTTGAGAAGCTGTTTTTAACAGCCTCCAGGTTTGGCGGAGGCTGTAGGATTTGAACCTACTCTGATTGATAAAATCAGATGACCAGTTTGTAAGCTTCTTATGTTGGGACACGCAGTAGAACGCGCAGACAAGGATTTGTAGACGCGGAGCGGCTTCCCGAAGGGTACCCTGACTAAAGGTTTTGGAGACCCTGGTGCTGCCGTTACACCATCTGTGCATTTGGTCGCAGCGGCGAGATTTGAACTCGCATACTCTCGGTTATGAGCCGAGTAC contains:
- a CDS encoding glycosyltransferase, which produces MNININSPPQISIIIPAYNSENTIAQTINSVLNQTFSDWELIVINDGSQDKTLDIILEFNHPRIKVFSYPNSGSQKSRNRGLEHAVAEFVSFLDADDLWTPDKLESQFKALQANPQAAVAYSWTNCIDEKSQFLRRGTYISAMGNVYANLLLINFLENGSNPLIRRDALNVVGGFDESLNAAQDWDIYLRLAAHYTFVAVPSPQILYRISGNSMSTNVLGLEKGSLAVIERAFKQAPQSIQYSKKYSLGNLYKYLLFKSLEGIPEKNRVITALRFFLQAIINDVYLLKAPTLIKVFLNLIVTSILPSRQALILFQKFPNLFNIVTILGYMKLEN
- a CDS encoding Tfp pilus assembly protein FimT/FimU, yielding MDCKPNIKNAVKINSNSGFTLMETLVIVVVIGILSAIAAPTWVSFVNNQRLNTSQNQVYQAFRQAQSQAKKEKLTWNASFREHNGIVQWAVHPATVSAASANWNELDRNVLLDSETTLSLSNGIRQIQFDHTGSVKQPPLGRITLSSKYGGKAKRCVIVSTILGAIRTSKEQPTPQSNKYCY
- the hpsE gene encoding hormogonium polysaccharide biosynthesis glycosyltransferase HpsE; its protein translation is MNFTVAIPTYNGELTLPLVLERLQKQVNPENLTWEVIVIDNNSNDSTSQVVKEFAANWPAHVPLKYFFEQEQGMAYARWRAIKEAQGEFVGFLDDDNLAASDWVYQSYLFGKEHQKVGAYGGEIQGYFQTPPPDNFGPAKTFLAIRKYADTATLFEVDKLRLPPGAGLVVRKQAWLESVPSRVTHTQRGCEDYEISINMHLSGWEIWYNPQMQIQHLIPAWRMQKSYLVSIARIYGLSTCQIRLMTVKADWQKSLLLVKIFLGGLKRIISHLLKYRNQVLSNLGLACEMSFFIGQLFSPFYYLKQRIRLINLNININ
- a CDS encoding stage II sporulation protein M yields the protein MNIQRWIARRELNWQRLDTLLRQVEKKGLKSLRAVEIRELASLYRSVAADLARARTQKVGNTLIQSLQSLTTRAYTQIYQGSRRQEWQAVVEFYKWGLPAVVQQTFLYIAIATALFLLGALVAWWYAWQDPSFMPLIVPESLISRVRDDRKLWMGSIVGIEPLASSSIMINNLSVSFGAVAGGITAGAYTTYLMIFNGLLIGAIGTLVGQNHLAYPFWAFVFPHGSLELPAIFFAGGAGLLIARAILFPGKYRRRDALKFYGSQAAQLVFGIVPMLVIAGTIEGFFSPNPSIPDPLKYLVGMGLFVLLIMYCSRKRS
- the hpsE gene encoding hormogonium polysaccharide biosynthesis glycosyltransferase HpsE, whose translation is MSKSIDFTVAIPTYNGGSRLPELLERLRNQLYTENISWEIIVVDNNSTDNTAEVVRKFQASWQCPYPLKYFFEDKQGAAYARKLAIAQARGKLIGFLDDDNYPVANWVSVAYAFGQKHPNTGAYGSQIHPDWEVEPPTNFQRLAPFLAITERGDLPLLYAPQKKLLPPSAGLVIRRQAWLDSMPNEMILTGRVSNNTLTGEDLEMLSYIQKSGWEIWYNPEMEIYHKIPRWRLQKEYLIPFFRGIGLSRYVTRMVNIEPCARPLALFIYTLNDLRKITFHLLRYGLSVKYSLVLACEMQLFMSSFMSPFYLWSHGYLAPKTKT
- a CDS encoding TIGR04282 family arsenosugar biosynthesis glycosyltransferase — protein: MKSLNCLKQHLIIFTRYPEPGKTKTRLIPALGELGAANLQKQMTEYTILQVQALQKITNISFEVRFAGGNLQLMQNWLGSDLVYQPQGEGDLGDRMMRSLADAVVSGKKQVIIIGIDCPGVNSQLLAMAFEQLNNFDMVLGPAMDGGYYLIGLHQATPQLFANIDWGTSQVFQQTVDIAQQLNLSHTYLPILADVDRPEDLPIWEQTIAREVADKTQ
- a CDS encoding glycosyltransferase gives rise to the protein MPLISVVIPVYNGETTIKQTIESVLTQTFSDFELIIINDGSQDNTLTIIQSLSDNRIQIFSYPNAGLPVSRNRGLSHAVGKYVSFIDADDLWTNDKLESQLKILENNPAADIAYSWTDYIDEQGNFLCHGNHLTFNGNVYEQLLISNFLENGSNPLITRQALIEVGGFDPSLKSAEDWDLWLRLAVRYLFVAVSSPQILYRVSGNSMSANILNMEDACLQVIERAFTQAPESIKNLKLHSVVNLYKYLTCKSLQAPLHRDKSFLGAKFLWKFFIYNPKRLQYLHFTLTLLIKILMIIILPSQWLTALLKNKKNSVNF
- a CDS encoding DUF58 domain-containing protein: MVAADRVYILLVIGIAIAPILAMLFGIPTSIGITLLFDIFVLALMVVDCLRVRRDRVEVSRQIPSRLSIGRDNPVVLTVKSANTNAVIKIRDYSPTGFGVSTPELSTTVGMNSTQELTYTVHPTQRGEFAWGNLQVRQLGLWGLAWDDWQISQNLRVKVYPDLVGLRSLSIRLALQSSGSIRQRRMGIGTEFAELRNYRTGDDLRLVDWKATARRVGAYGNTPPLVRVLEPEQEQTLIILLDRGRLMTAQVQGLQRFDWGLNATLSLALAGLHRGDRVGVGVFDRQMHTWIPPERGQNYLPQLIDRLTPIQPVLLESDYLGAVTNVVQRQTRRALVVLITDIVDAIASTELLAALSRLAPRYLPFCVTLRDPQVDHLAHTFTEDVTNTYVRAVALDLLAQRQVAFAQLKQKGVLVLDAPANQITDQLVERYLQLKARNQL